From a region of the Apibacter sp. B3706 genome:
- a CDS encoding ABC transporter ATP-binding protein yields the protein MLEVKNLCFSYTKDKKIIESLSFSLKQGNMLALVGESGSGKSTILKLVYGLLEWESGEVIYRGKKLAGFKGNLVPGEPEFKYLEQDFGLMPYATVGENVGKFLSNIDLKEKQNRIMFLLDLVGMADYVDEKPISLSGGQKQRVALAKALAQTPSVLLLDEPFSQVDTFKKNILKRAVFDFAKENNISIILATHEIEDALAYADEMMIVKEGKIIRQGNPHDIYRNPENTYVANLFGENTILKRSDFPNLFEDLVEDEILIYPHQFIISQSGIPVKVIRSYFMGSHYLVESISKFKRFWFISDESLPIGKGCFLQFYEYQKLLDNKFN from the coding sequence TGGCACTTGTAGGAGAAAGTGGAAGCGGTAAAAGTACCATTTTAAAGTTAGTTTATGGTTTGTTGGAATGGGAGAGTGGAGAAGTTATTTATAGAGGAAAAAAATTAGCAGGATTTAAAGGAAATTTAGTTCCCGGAGAACCTGAATTTAAATATTTGGAACAAGATTTCGGGCTTATGCCCTATGCAACCGTTGGAGAAAATGTGGGTAAATTTCTCTCTAATATAGATTTGAAAGAAAAGCAAAACAGAATTATGTTTTTGCTCGATTTAGTGGGCATGGCGGATTATGTAGATGAAAAACCTATCTCACTAAGCGGAGGACAGAAACAAAGAGTAGCATTGGCGAAAGCCTTAGCTCAAACTCCTTCAGTATTGTTATTAGACGAACCATTTTCTCAAGTCGATACTTTTAAGAAAAATATACTAAAAAGAGCTGTTTTTGATTTTGCTAAAGAAAATAATATTTCCATTATTTTAGCCACCCATGAAATAGAAGACGCTTTGGCATATGCAGATGAAATGATGATTGTTAAAGAAGGTAAAATTATACGACAAGGCAATCCTCATGATATATATCGAAATCCCGAAAATACCTATGTTGCCAATTTATTTGGTGAAAATACCATTTTAAAAAGATCAGATTTTCCGAACCTGTTTGAAGATTTAGTAGAAGATGAAATTCTAATTTATCCACATCAATTTATAATTTCTCAATCGGGTATTCCTGTAAAAGTAATAAGAAGTTATTTTATGGGCAGTCATTATCTCGTGGAAAGTATTTCAAAATTTAAAAGATTTTGGTTTATTAGTGATGAATCATTACCGATTGGCAAAGGGTGTTTTTTACAATTTTATGAATATCAGAAATTATTGGATAATAAATTTAATTAA
- a CDS encoding uroporphyrinogen-III synthase — protein sequence MKRILFTSSFSIPDDYEQEYEIDYIPFIYVEIYPYYEFIKQIPLDVDSFIVTSKNSAKAIKDIELEGKFFVVGKSTAKELYGQNRDIAFITNYAEDLLERMLETDIKKYVFFKGNLSLTILPDALRKNGVEVIGIECYKTLLTPHKIDKQYDAIVFTSPSAVRSFSSMNEIPQETIIFTSGKTTAETVSTLGEYKIYYPEDTTKESLLELIKKKIND from the coding sequence ATGAAAAGAATATTATTTACTTCTTCTTTCTCAATTCCGGATGATTATGAGCAGGAATATGAAATTGATTATATTCCTTTTATATATGTAGAAATCTATCCTTATTATGAATTTATTAAGCAAATTCCTTTAGATGTTGATTCGTTTATTGTAACCAGTAAAAATTCTGCAAAAGCGATCAAGGATATAGAACTGGAAGGTAAATTTTTTGTAGTAGGAAAAAGTACCGCAAAAGAATTATACGGACAGAACAGAGATATTGCATTTATAACCAATTATGCTGAAGATTTGTTGGAAAGAATGCTGGAAACAGATATAAAAAAATATGTTTTTTTTAAAGGAAATTTGTCGCTCACCATTTTACCGGACGCTTTACGTAAAAATGGAGTGGAAGTTATTGGAATAGAATGTTATAAAACCCTTTTAACTCCTCATAAAATAGATAAGCAATATGATGCTATTGTTTTTACAAGTCCTTCTGCAGTAAGATCCTTTAGTTCCATGAATGAGATTCCGCAGGAAACTATTATATTTACAAGCGGTAAAACCACCGCTGAAACGGTTAGTACACTGGGAGAATACAAAATATATTATCCGGAAGATACAACAAAGGAATCCTTACTTGAACTAATAAAAAAGAAAATAAATGATTAA
- the hemE gene encoding uroporphyrinogen decarboxylase, with protein MIKNTLFLDALKGKHVERPPVWMMRQAGRFLPEFRALRDKYDFFTRCQTPELAAEITLMPVKRFPIDAAILFSDILVVPQAMGLNFEMKESVGPYLENPITSESDIDRLQNPPIEESLGYVLEAITLTKKLLDNQIPLIGFSGSPWTILCYAVEGKGSKTFDKAKSFCFKNPKRAHVLLQKITDYTIRYLLKKVEYGVDAVQIFDSWGGLLSPKDYDEFSWNYINQIIESLAPKVPVIVFGKGCWYALQTMSRSKASALGVDWTITPQKAREFTGGVITLQGNFDPAKLLSSPEKIYSEAQQMIRDFGVQQYIANLGHGILPNVPLKNAEAFIKAIVEFKE; from the coding sequence ATGATTAAAAATACTTTATTTCTGGATGCTTTAAAAGGTAAACATGTCGAACGTCCGCCGGTGTGGATGATGCGTCAAGCTGGTAGATTTTTACCTGAATTTAGAGCTTTACGAGATAAGTATGATTTTTTTACCCGTTGTCAAACTCCTGAACTGGCAGCAGAAATAACTCTAATGCCTGTAAAAAGGTTTCCAATAGATGCGGCTATTTTATTTTCAGACATTTTAGTAGTTCCTCAAGCCATGGGATTGAATTTTGAAATGAAGGAATCCGTAGGCCCCTATTTGGAAAATCCTATCACTTCTGAATCTGATATTGATAGATTGCAAAATCCTCCAATTGAAGAAAGTTTAGGATATGTATTGGAAGCTATAACCCTTACCAAAAAACTTCTAGATAATCAAATTCCCTTAATAGGTTTTTCAGGAAGCCCATGGACGATTTTATGCTATGCTGTCGAAGGTAAAGGTTCTAAAACATTTGATAAAGCTAAATCGTTTTGCTTTAAAAATCCAAAACGGGCTCATGTATTATTGCAAAAAATTACAGATTATACCATCCGGTATTTATTAAAAAAAGTTGAATATGGTGTAGATGCCGTACAAATTTTTGATAGTTGGGGAGGCTTGCTTTCTCCTAAAGATTATGATGAATTTTCATGGAACTATATAAATCAGATTATTGAATCTTTAGCGCCCAAAGTTCCGGTTATAGTATTTGGAAAAGGCTGTTGGTATGCACTACAAACCATGTCCCGATCTAAGGCTTCTGCTTTAGGAGTAGATTGGACGATCACGCCTCAAAAAGCCAGAGAATTTACGGGTGGCGTAATTACATTGCAAGGAAATTTTGATCCGGCTAAATTGCTGTCTTCTCCTGAAAAAATATATTCTGAAGCACAACAAATGATCCGTGATTTTGGTGTTCAACAATATATAGCCAATTTAGGTCATGGAATTTTACCAAATGTCCCTTTAAAAAATGCTGAGGCATTTATTAAGGCTATTGTGGAATTTAAAGAATAG